From Pulveribacter suum, a single genomic window includes:
- a CDS encoding porin, which produces MHRKLLTLAALLCAGGVQAQGSVQLTGLVDVYAGSMKAPGDASRTAVLGSGGLTTSWFGFTGTEDLGGGLKAGFALTSFMRADTGAPGRFNGDPFFSRDANVSLSGGFGTVRLGRWMAPNFLPSVLANPLGDSFTFSPLIVHKNVGIRDPLRWAPTTPADTGWSNQIAYSTPDIGGFKANLQYQFGEQAGDNGKKNVGANFFYAGGPLLLTGYYERVQIGNPGQGAYLGTTRKDWMLGAAYDLQAAKPYLSYGQAEDEQLPGKARTLQVGVAVPLGAGKVLASWAKTDLTAGDVNRKTLTVGYDHHLSKRTDVYAMVMNDKITNLSTGNSVGLGIRHRF; this is translated from the coding sequence ATGCACCGCAAACTGCTCACGCTGGCCGCGCTCTTGTGCGCGGGCGGCGTTCAAGCGCAAGGCTCTGTCCAGCTCACCGGCCTGGTTGACGTCTATGCCGGCTCGATGAAGGCGCCGGGCGACGCCAGCCGCACCGCGGTGCTGGGCAGCGGCGGCCTGACCACTTCGTGGTTCGGCTTCACCGGCACGGAGGATCTGGGCGGTGGCCTGAAGGCCGGCTTTGCCCTGACCTCCTTCATGCGCGCGGACACGGGCGCGCCCGGCCGCTTCAACGGCGACCCGTTCTTCTCGCGCGACGCCAACGTCAGCCTGTCGGGCGGCTTCGGCACGGTGCGCCTGGGCCGCTGGATGGCGCCCAACTTCCTGCCCTCGGTGCTGGCCAACCCGCTGGGCGACTCGTTCACGTTCTCGCCGCTGATCGTGCACAAGAACGTCGGCATCCGCGATCCGCTGCGCTGGGCGCCCACCACGCCGGCCGACACTGGCTGGAGCAACCAGATCGCCTATTCCACGCCCGACATCGGCGGCTTCAAGGCCAACCTGCAGTACCAGTTCGGCGAGCAGGCGGGCGACAACGGCAAGAAGAACGTCGGCGCCAACTTCTTCTACGCCGGCGGCCCGCTGCTGCTGACCGGCTACTACGAGCGCGTGCAGATCGGCAACCCCGGCCAGGGCGCCTACCTGGGCACCACCAGGAAGGACTGGATGCTGGGCGCCGCCTATGACTTGCAGGCTGCCAAGCCCTACCTGAGCTACGGCCAGGCCGAGGACGAGCAGCTGCCGGGCAAGGCCAGGACGCTGCAGGTCGGCGTGGCGGTGCCGCTGGGCGCGGGCAAGGTGCTGGCCTCGTGGGCCAAGACCGACCTGACGGCCGGCGACGTCAACCGCAAGACGCTGACCGTGGGCTACGACCACCACCTGTCCAAGCGCACCGACGTGTACGCCATGGTCATGAACGACAAGATCACCAACCTGAGCACCGGCAACAGCGTCGGACTGGGCATCCGCCACCGCTTCTGA
- a CDS encoding sensor domain-containing diguanylate cyclase has product MTPPEHAAALHAPLPAGAPAQRFAAGAVLPPLTDELLADELQEDEDGGGPDGLSGWFPGPLMRRLLLVAVLAVAGAGALAGWLVWRAAAQDAMQRLVVQQGDEVELVARLLASKIEQSQKVLATLAESIAPSMLESPASLEWLLQQGLPAVRFFDAMQVARKDGQLSVNLRYGQLEAASALDPAERDHLRRTLVDGKPLVSELIGTTGQDARVMFTVPLLRGEGRVIGAVAGVLRLQSQGLLPHSLALPARPESRLVVFTRDGVILSHPQPERVLGDVLDEPGLAEAYERWRSRGKPLGSSDEMTELRSGYVVSLASVPMPQWMVARVTNAQALLAPVQGAQRRAWALAAAATLAMCLLALAALVWLARPLAQLRQRAMQLLQAEPGLPAAPPPAEGGAAWPRSPGEVDDVVRVCARLLAHRRAHEQDSQALLRQLQAVLAHVPLGIAVTRAERVEVVSLQACRLLDYTPAELCGRDLLDLLAPASGEVGSMARQVRAQFAAHGAFDGELPLLRRDGGVLWVRAQGQLIHAGEPDRGTVWVLEDCTATRDARQQPDWKGDHDSLTLLPHRAAFEQRLQALLAARAERGRAPRPARAAPGLYGEDGSGVLLFLDLDHFTVINDVAGHDAGDDVLRHLARLLESEVRQMGWAARLGGDEFAVVLPGATPARGQAVAEQLRAAVQAWEPAYGGRSFTLGLSIGLVPLPAGLCEVAPLVYAADMACYAAKRAGRNRVEVRRVAPPPQAEGQAP; this is encoded by the coding sequence ATGACGCCCCCCGAACACGCCGCCGCCCTGCACGCGCCGCTGCCCGCGGGCGCACCGGCGCAGCGTTTTGCGGCCGGCGCCGTGCTGCCCCCGCTGACCGACGAGCTGCTGGCCGATGAGTTGCAGGAGGACGAGGACGGCGGCGGGCCCGACGGCCTGTCGGGCTGGTTCCCCGGCCCCCTGATGCGCCGGCTGCTGCTGGTGGCCGTGCTGGCCGTGGCGGGGGCCGGCGCCCTGGCCGGCTGGCTGGTCTGGCGCGCCGCCGCGCAGGACGCCATGCAGCGCCTGGTGGTGCAGCAAGGCGACGAGGTGGAGCTGGTGGCCCGGCTGCTGGCCAGCAAGATCGAGCAAAGCCAGAAGGTGCTGGCCACCTTGGCCGAGAGCATCGCGCCGTCCATGCTCGAGTCGCCCGCATCGCTGGAATGGCTGCTGCAGCAGGGCCTGCCGGCGGTGCGTTTTTTCGACGCCATGCAGGTCGCGCGCAAGGACGGGCAGCTGAGCGTGAACCTGCGCTACGGCCAGCTGGAGGCCGCCTCCGCGCTGGACCCGGCCGAACGCGACCACCTGCGGCGCACCCTGGTGGACGGCAAGCCGCTGGTGTCCGAGCTGATCGGCACCACGGGGCAGGACGCGCGCGTCATGTTCACCGTGCCCCTGCTGCGCGGCGAGGGCCGGGTGATTGGCGCGGTGGCCGGAGTGCTGCGGCTGCAGTCGCAGGGGCTGCTGCCGCACTCGCTGGCGCTGCCGGCGCGGCCGGAGTCACGGCTGGTGGTGTTCACGCGCGACGGGGTCATCCTTTCGCACCCGCAGCCCGAGCGCGTGCTGGGCGACGTGCTCGACGAGCCCGGCCTGGCCGAGGCATACGAGCGCTGGCGCAGCCGCGGCAAGCCGCTGGGCAGCAGCGACGAGATGACCGAGCTGCGCTCGGGCTACGTGGTCAGCCTGGCCAGCGTGCCCATGCCGCAGTGGATGGTGGCGCGCGTCACCAATGCGCAGGCGCTGCTGGCGCCGGTGCAGGGCGCGCAGCGGCGCGCCTGGGCCCTGGCCGCCGCCGCCACGCTGGCCATGTGCCTGCTGGCGCTGGCGGCGCTGGTCTGGCTGGCCCGCCCCCTGGCGCAGCTGCGCCAGCGGGCGATGCAGCTGCTGCAGGCCGAGCCGGGCCTGCCCGCAGCGCCGCCCCCGGCAGAAGGCGGCGCCGCCTGGCCGCGCTCGCCCGGCGAGGTGGACGACGTGGTGCGCGTGTGCGCCCGGCTGCTGGCCCACCGCCGCGCGCACGAGCAGGACTCGCAGGCCCTGCTGCGCCAGCTGCAGGCGGTGCTGGCCCACGTGCCCCTGGGCATCGCCGTGACGCGCGCCGAGCGCGTGGAGGTGGTCAGCCTGCAGGCCTGCCGCCTGCTGGACTACACCCCGGCCGAGCTGTGCGGGCGCGACCTGCTGGACCTGCTGGCGCCGGCCAGCGGCGAGGTCGGCAGCATGGCGCGGCAGGTGCGCGCGCAGTTCGCCGCCCACGGCGCCTTCGATGGCGAATTGCCGCTCTTGCGCCGCGACGGTGGCGTGCTGTGGGTGCGCGCCCAGGGCCAGCTGATCCACGCCGGCGAGCCCGACCGGGGCACCGTGTGGGTCCTGGAGGACTGCACCGCCACGCGCGACGCGCGCCAGCAGCCCGACTGGAAGGGCGATCACGACAGCCTGACCTTGCTGCCGCACCGCGCCGCCTTCGAGCAGCGCCTGCAGGCCCTGCTGGCGGCCCGGGCCGAGCGCGGCCGCGCCCCGCGGCCTGCGCGCGCCGCGCCCGGGCTGTACGGCGAGGACGGCAGCGGCGTGCTGCTGTTCCTGGACCTGGACCACTTCACCGTCATCAACGACGTGGCCGGCCACGACGCCGGCGACGACGTGCTGCGCCACCTGGCGCGGCTGCTGGAGTCCGAGGTGCGCCAGATGGGCTGGGCGGCGCGCCTGGGCGGCGACGAATTCGCCGTGGTGCTGCCCGGCGCCACCCCCGCGCGCGGCCAGGCCGTGGCCGAGCAGCTGCGCGCCGCCGTGCAGGCCTGGGAGCCGGCCTATGGCGGGCGCAGCTTCACCCTGGGGCTGAGCATCGGCCTGGTGCCGCTGCCGGCTGGCCTGTGCGAGGTGGCGCCGCTGGTCTATGCCGCCGACATGGCCTGCTATGCGGCCAAGCGCGCCGGGCGCAACCGGGTGGAGGTGCGCCGCGTGGCGCCCCCGCCGCAGGCCGAGGGCCAGGCACCCTGA
- a CDS encoding Crp/Fnr family transcriptional regulator, with protein sequence MLPLPSSEPSAQIEVAAAGEVLRERHQQPFSVLYLDSGRVLMGVREEGIMRHQLGVVEGPSWLDAATALLDQPSAVDIVADTRVQLRRVPLEDFRRGLEQLPESAQILLRDMATGYCRQTELAVSRLAQDAEARCAQWLLRHAHSTDDGGLRVTLHQRKRLIAAQLGIAPETLSRVLRQLREHGLIAGTGNVLNLPQPRALRLVAGG encoded by the coding sequence ATGTTGCCCCTCCCGTCCTCCGAACCATCCGCCCAGATCGAGGTGGCCGCCGCGGGTGAAGTGCTGCGCGAGCGCCACCAGCAACCGTTCTCCGTGCTGTACCTGGACAGCGGCCGCGTGCTGATGGGCGTGCGCGAGGAGGGCATCATGCGCCACCAGCTGGGCGTGGTGGAGGGCCCTTCCTGGCTGGACGCGGCCACCGCGCTGCTGGACCAGCCCAGCGCCGTGGACATCGTCGCCGACACGCGCGTGCAGCTGCGCCGCGTGCCGCTGGAGGACTTTCGCCGCGGCCTGGAGCAGCTGCCCGAGTCGGCGCAGATCCTGCTGCGCGACATGGCCACCGGCTACTGCCGCCAGACCGAGCTGGCCGTCAGCCGCCTGGCGCAGGATGCAGAGGCGCGCTGCGCCCAGTGGCTGCTGCGCCACGCGCACAGCACCGATGACGGCGGCCTGCGCGTCACCCTGCACCAGCGCAAGCGGCTGATCGCCGCGCAGCTGGGCATCGCCCCCGAGACGCTGTCGCGCGTGCTGCGCCAGCTGCGCGAGCACGGGCTGATCGCCGGCACGGGCAACGTGCTCAACCTGCCGCAGCCGCGCGCGCTGCGCCTGGTGGCCGGCGGCTGA